In the Pleuronectes platessa chromosome 8, fPlePla1.1, whole genome shotgun sequence genome, one interval contains:
- the LOC128445625 gene encoding formin-2: protein MFFFLYQWFKMISTLWLGGALSCLMLLPVLMEAKSLLNSIEQDEMVPVSHVNIASEQANSFLTHSRPKRNADPRWHRGNPDFQAYYRYYSSIGHTEGLYEIDKLRMLYQQMRQLEQTYGPNASYYQNKLGLPPPPPMKGVAPPPPMKGVPPPPPMKGVPRPTAPPVTPPPLPAAPSMSQADVLYLCNKKDPLCKPHIVYLPSGAIPVLCDPRIHPHCTPQKAAPAPVAVLQPLPPKKFVLPPPPVLVKSGPAPVRTFKGMEYDCDPYWDPDCLVDSPPRPMKGKGLVPPPPPPMEEKKEEPAPPAPIEKKTKFYPYPYYPMPYDPRDELYDPVRFKYPEPVDPSEPADEAAEASQ from the exons atgtttttcttcctgTATCAGTGGTTCAAGATGATTTCGACATTATGGCTGGGGGGGGCTCTCAGCTGTCTGATGCTGCTTCCAG TGCTGATGGAGGCCAAATCATTACTGAACTCCATCGAGCAGGACG AGATGGTTCCTGTCAGTCACGTTAACATCGCCTCAGAGCAGGCAAACAGCTTCCTGACTCACTCCAGACCCAAACGCAACGCAGACCCCAGATGGCACCGAGGAAACCCCGACTTCCAGGCTTATTACAGATACTACAGCAGCATCGGACACACTGAGGGG CTCTATGAGATCGACAAACTGCGGATGCTCTACCAGCAGATGAGGCAACTGGAGCAGACCTACGGCCCCAATGCCTCCTATTACCAGAACAAGCTGgggcttcctcctccacctcccatgAAAGGGGttgctcctccacctccgaTGAAAGGggttcctcctccacctccgatGAAAGGGGTCCCGAGGCCCACCGCGCCCCCAGtgaccccccctcctctccccgctGCTCCATCTATGTCCCAGGCCGATGTGCTCTATCTGTGCAACAAGAAGGATCCGCTCTGCAAGCCCCACATCGTCTACCTGCCCAGCGGCGCCATTCCAGTTCTCTGCGACCCCCGCATCCACCCCCACTGCACCCCTCAGAAGGCTGCACCCGCCCCTGTGGCAGTGCTTCAACCTCTTCCACCGAAGAAGTTTGTCCTACCGCCTCCACCGGTCCTCGTCAAGTCTGGCCCTGCCCCCGTCCGCACCTTCAAGGGCATGGAGTACGACTGTGACCCCTACTGGGACCCCGACTGCCTGGTGGACAGCCCACCCAGGCCTATGAAAGGGAAGGGTTTggtcccaccaccaccaccacctatggaggagaagaaggaggaaccAGCACCTCCTGCACCCATCGAGAAGAAAACTAAATTCTACCCTTACCCTTACTACCCTATGCCCTACGACCCCAGGGACGAGCTGTACGACCCGGTCCGCTTCAAGTACCCCGAGCCTGTGGATCCTTCTGAACCTGCTGATGAGGCTGCGGAGGCCAGCCAGTAA
- the mcm7 gene encoding DNA replication licensing factor MCM7 isoform X2, which yields MMEQRGRDPADTRDPRNQYPPELMRRFELYFKSPTTSKPKVVRDVRADSIGHLVPVRGIVTRATEVKPMMAVATYTCDQCGAETYQPIQSPSFMPLIMCPSQECVTNKSGGRLYLQTRGSKFVKFQEIRIQEQSDQVPVGNIPRSMSVYARGENTRLAQPGDHVAITGVFLPLLRSGFMQAQQGLLSETYMEAHSITLMNKTEDDALGNEELNDEELRGITDEGFYEKLAGSIAPEIYGHEDVKKALLLLLVGGVEQAPKGMKIRGSINICLMGDPGVAKSQLLCYIDRLAPRSQYTTGRGSSGVGLTAAVMRDPVTGEMTLEGGALVLADLGVCCIDEFDKMADADRTAIHEVMEQQTISIAKAGIMTSLNARCSILAAANPAYGRYNPKKSIEANIQLPAALLSRFDLLWLIQDKPDAEADLRLAQHITYVHQHCRQPPTHFTPIDMKLMRRYIGVCKKRQPVVPEALADYITAAYVEMRKEARVSKDTTFTSARTLLSILRISTALARLRMMDTVEKEDVNEAMRLMEMSKDSLQADKSSTTRAQRPADVIFSLVRELATEGVVGRGGAGGVVRMAEAEQRCVTRGFTPDQFQEALEEYEELNVWQLNQARSRITFV from the exons ATGATGGAACAGAGGGGTCGCGACCCAGCGGACACCAGAGACCCACGTAACCAATACCCACCTGAACTCATGAGGCGATT CGAGCTGTACTTTAAGTCTCCCACTACATCCAAACCTAAAGTGGTGCGTGATGTCCGAGCCGACAGCATTGGACACCTCGTGCCGGTTCGAGGCATCGTCACCCGCGCCACCGAGGTCAAACCCATGATGGCAGTAGCTACATACACATGTGACCAATGTGGTGCGGAGACTTATCaacca ATCCAGTCTCCCTCCTTCATGCCCCTCATCATGTGTCCCAGTCAAGAGTGTGTCACCAACAAGTCAGGTGGTCGTCTCTACCTGCAGACCAGAGGCTCCAAGTTCGTGAAATTCCAGGAGATTCGTATTCAGGAACAG agCGATCAAGTGCCTGTTGGAAACATTCCAAGGAGCATGTCTGTGTATGCTCGTGGAGAGAACACCCGTCTCGCTCAGCCAGGCGACCACGTGGCCATCACAGGCGTCTTCCTGCCCCTTCTGCGCTCAGGTTTCATGCAAGCGCAACAG GGTCTTCTGTCAGAGACGTACATGGAGGCCCACAGCATCACCCTCATGAACAAGACGGAGGATGATGCGCTCGGAAACGAGGAGCTGAATGATGAGGAGCTGCGCGGCATCAcag atGAAGGATTTTATGAGAAACTAGCTGGTTCCATAGCACCAGAGATCTACGGACATGAAGACGTGAAGaaggctctgctgctgctgctggttgggGGGGTGGAGCAGGCTCCCAAAGGCATGAAAATCAGAG GCAGCATCAATATCTGCCTGATGGGAGACCCCGGAGTCGCAAAGTCCCAGCTGCTCTGCTACATCGACCGTCTGGCTCCTCGAA GTCAGTACACAACGGGTCGTGGTTCATCCGGAGTCGGTCTGACTGCAGCCGTGATGCGTGACCCCGTTACTGGAGAAATGACCCTGGAAGGTGGAGCCCTGGTGCTCGCCGACCTGGGCGTGTGCTGCATCGACGAGTTTGACAAGATGGCTGACGCTGACCGCACAGCCATCCACGAGGTGATGGAGCAGCAGACCATTTCTATTGCGAAG GCCGGCATCATGACCTCCCTCAACGCCCGCTGCTCCATTCTAGCCGCAGCTAACCCCGCCTACGGCCGCTACAACCCCAAGAAGAGCATCGAGGCCAACATTCAGCTGCCGGCCGCTCTGCTCTCCAGGTTCGACCTCCTCTGGCTGATCCAGGACAAGCCGGATGCCGAAGCCGACCTGCGTCTGGCCCAGCACATCACCTACGTCCACCAGCACTGCCGCCAGCCGCCCACTCACTTCACCCCCATCGACATGAAGCTGAtgag ACGTTACATCGGTGTTTGTAAGAAGCGGCAGCCAGTGGTGCCCGAAGCATTGGCTGATTACATCACCGCTGCTTATGTGGAGATGAGGAAAGAGGCGCGAGTGAGCAAGGACACCACCTTTACCTCCGCCCGaaccctcctctccatcctgcgTATATCCACTGCTCTG gCTCGTCTTCGTATGATGGACACTGTGGAAAAGGAGGACGTCAACGAGGCCATGAGACTGATGGAGATGTCAAAGGACTCGCTACAAGCTGACAAGTCCAGCACCACAAG GGCCCAGAGACCGGCTGATGTCATCTTCTCTCTGGTTCGTGAGCTCGCCACAGAGGGCGTGGTCGGCCGCGGCGGAGCTGGCGGCGTGGTCCGCATGGCCGAGGCAGAGCAGCGCTGTGTCACTCGTGGCTTCACCCCCGACCAGTTCCAGGAGGCCCTGGAGGAGTACGAGGAGCTGAACGTGTGGCAGCTCAACCAGGCCCGCAGTCGAATCACCTTCGTCTGA
- the mcm7 gene encoding DNA replication licensing factor MCM7 isoform X1: MSRKDYATEKDKCKRFLQEFYTEDDNGKKVFKYGAQLVALAHREQVSIFVDLDDVAEEDPELVESVCENAKRYTALFADAVHELLPEYKERDIVAKDSLDVYIEHRLMMEQRGRDPADTRDPRNQYPPELMRRFELYFKSPTTSKPKVVRDVRADSIGHLVPVRGIVTRATEVKPMMAVATYTCDQCGAETYQPIQSPSFMPLIMCPSQECVTNKSGGRLYLQTRGSKFVKFQEIRIQEQSDQVPVGNIPRSMSVYARGENTRLAQPGDHVAITGVFLPLLRSGFMQAQQGLLSETYMEAHSITLMNKTEDDALGNEELNDEELRGITDEGFYEKLAGSIAPEIYGHEDVKKALLLLLVGGVEQAPKGMKIRGSINICLMGDPGVAKSQLLCYIDRLAPRSQYTTGRGSSGVGLTAAVMRDPVTGEMTLEGGALVLADLGVCCIDEFDKMADADRTAIHEVMEQQTISIAKAGIMTSLNARCSILAAANPAYGRYNPKKSIEANIQLPAALLSRFDLLWLIQDKPDAEADLRLAQHITYVHQHCRQPPTHFTPIDMKLMRRYIGVCKKRQPVVPEALADYITAAYVEMRKEARVSKDTTFTSARTLLSILRISTALARLRMMDTVEKEDVNEAMRLMEMSKDSLQADKSSTTRAQRPADVIFSLVRELATEGVVGRGGAGGVVRMAEAEQRCVTRGFTPDQFQEALEEYEELNVWQLNQARSRITFV, from the exons ATGAGTCGTAAGGATTACGCGACAGAGAAAG acAAATGCAAACGGTTCCTGCAGGAGTTCTACACCGAGGATGACAACGGGAAGAAGGTGTTCAAATATGGAGCCCAGCTT gtggCGCTGGCCCACAGGGAGCAGGTGTCTATTTTTGTGGATCTTGACGATGTGGCTGAGGAAGACCCCGAGCTGGTGGAGAGCGTCTGTGAGAACGCCAAGCGCTACACCGCCCTGTTCGCCGACGCAGTCCACGAGCTGCTGCCAGagtacaaagagagagat ATTGTGGCCAAAGATTCCCTGGACGTGTACATTGAGCACAGGCTGATGATGGAACAGAGGGGTCGCGACCCAGCGGACACCAGAGACCCACGTAACCAATACCCACCTGAACTCATGAGGCGATT CGAGCTGTACTTTAAGTCTCCCACTACATCCAAACCTAAAGTGGTGCGTGATGTCCGAGCCGACAGCATTGGACACCTCGTGCCGGTTCGAGGCATCGTCACCCGCGCCACCGAGGTCAAACCCATGATGGCAGTAGCTACATACACATGTGACCAATGTGGTGCGGAGACTTATCaacca ATCCAGTCTCCCTCCTTCATGCCCCTCATCATGTGTCCCAGTCAAGAGTGTGTCACCAACAAGTCAGGTGGTCGTCTCTACCTGCAGACCAGAGGCTCCAAGTTCGTGAAATTCCAGGAGATTCGTATTCAGGAACAG agCGATCAAGTGCCTGTTGGAAACATTCCAAGGAGCATGTCTGTGTATGCTCGTGGAGAGAACACCCGTCTCGCTCAGCCAGGCGACCACGTGGCCATCACAGGCGTCTTCCTGCCCCTTCTGCGCTCAGGTTTCATGCAAGCGCAACAG GGTCTTCTGTCAGAGACGTACATGGAGGCCCACAGCATCACCCTCATGAACAAGACGGAGGATGATGCGCTCGGAAACGAGGAGCTGAATGATGAGGAGCTGCGCGGCATCAcag atGAAGGATTTTATGAGAAACTAGCTGGTTCCATAGCACCAGAGATCTACGGACATGAAGACGTGAAGaaggctctgctgctgctgctggttgggGGGGTGGAGCAGGCTCCCAAAGGCATGAAAATCAGAG GCAGCATCAATATCTGCCTGATGGGAGACCCCGGAGTCGCAAAGTCCCAGCTGCTCTGCTACATCGACCGTCTGGCTCCTCGAA GTCAGTACACAACGGGTCGTGGTTCATCCGGAGTCGGTCTGACTGCAGCCGTGATGCGTGACCCCGTTACTGGAGAAATGACCCTGGAAGGTGGAGCCCTGGTGCTCGCCGACCTGGGCGTGTGCTGCATCGACGAGTTTGACAAGATGGCTGACGCTGACCGCACAGCCATCCACGAGGTGATGGAGCAGCAGACCATTTCTATTGCGAAG GCCGGCATCATGACCTCCCTCAACGCCCGCTGCTCCATTCTAGCCGCAGCTAACCCCGCCTACGGCCGCTACAACCCCAAGAAGAGCATCGAGGCCAACATTCAGCTGCCGGCCGCTCTGCTCTCCAGGTTCGACCTCCTCTGGCTGATCCAGGACAAGCCGGATGCCGAAGCCGACCTGCGTCTGGCCCAGCACATCACCTACGTCCACCAGCACTGCCGCCAGCCGCCCACTCACTTCACCCCCATCGACATGAAGCTGAtgag ACGTTACATCGGTGTTTGTAAGAAGCGGCAGCCAGTGGTGCCCGAAGCATTGGCTGATTACATCACCGCTGCTTATGTGGAGATGAGGAAAGAGGCGCGAGTGAGCAAGGACACCACCTTTACCTCCGCCCGaaccctcctctccatcctgcgTATATCCACTGCTCTG gCTCGTCTTCGTATGATGGACACTGTGGAAAAGGAGGACGTCAACGAGGCCATGAGACTGATGGAGATGTCAAAGGACTCGCTACAAGCTGACAAGTCCAGCACCACAAG GGCCCAGAGACCGGCTGATGTCATCTTCTCTCTGGTTCGTGAGCTCGCCACAGAGGGCGTGGTCGGCCGCGGCGGAGCTGGCGGCGTGGTCCGCATGGCCGAGGCAGAGCAGCGCTGTGTCACTCGTGGCTTCACCCCCGACCAGTTCCAGGAGGCCCTGGAGGAGTACGAGGAGCTGAACGTGTGGCAGCTCAACCAGGCCCGCAGTCGAATCACCTTCGTCTGA